In Rosa chinensis cultivar Old Blush chromosome 1, RchiOBHm-V2, whole genome shotgun sequence, a genomic segment contains:
- the LOC112203593 gene encoding uncharacterized protein LOC112203593 yields the protein MAAQSIRELSSSIVTRGIPTCIITYPAAAQGLTAEFKLKSGLLNRLPIFHGLSMEDPYKHLMEFQFICTSMKPQGADENILKLKAFPFSLADRAKDWLYELPSGHITSWDAMMKVFLEKYFPTSRIIMLKKKISGITRAQNESYSAYYERFKSLLAQCPQHIVKDENLLTCFYEGLLPLERQMIDATSGDSSVDKSPAEGKALIANCALNTQQVEDIGSSTRARVNGIRTNSLLEDKIDKLTSLVSQALTTKGQALACRVCSMQGHVTNQCPQLIENGGWESANSVGFQQGQNRPQTYNEGWRNHPNFRWKDNDNVGNPNQNINSYNRAPPGFYQKPQDPLNSTPLNSSSSNPNYDKMFEALTSSTQALIQSQKNQAKDIADLKRQMVILSKLHEQGKLPSNTIPNPKAQYESAKAVTLRNGRVLDDATKGIRNVTKDIRDVTKDKDSVLTSSKALQKDPAMFNCEAGTSCT from the coding sequence ATGGCGGCTCAATCAATTAGGGAGCTTTCCTCTTCTATTGTGACCAGAGGCATTCCTACATGCATCATCACTTACCCTGCTGCGGCTCAAGGATTAACAGCCGAGTTCAAATTAAAGTCTGGACTACTCAACCGCCTTCCCATTTTTCATGGACTCTCTATGGAGGATCCTTATAAGCATTTGATGGAGTTCCAATTCATTTGTACAAGTATGAAGCCGCAAGGAGCAGATGAAAACATTTTAAAGCTAAAGGCATTTCCCTTCTCTCTTGCTGATCGTGCTAAGGATTGGCTATACGAGCTACCAAGTGGACACATTACTTCTTGGGACGCCATGATGAAGGTGTTTCTGGAAAAGTACTTCCCTACGTCTCGTATTATCATgctaaagaagaaaataagtgGAATTACTCGAGCACAGAACGAGTCGTATTcagcttactatgagaggttcaaatCCTTGCTCgctcaatgtcctcaacatatAGTGAAGGATGAGAATCTTCTCacttgtttctatgaaggactcctCCCTCTTGAAAGACAAATGATTGATGCTACTTCTGGAGATTCTTCTGTTGACAAGTCACCAGCTGAAGGGAAGGCCTTGATAGCCAATTGTGCACTAAATACCCAACAAGTTGAAGACATAGGATCCTCAACACGAGCAAGGGTCAATGGGATACGTACTAATTCTCttttggaagataaaattgATAAACTTACTTCACTTGTGTCTCAGGCTTTGACTACTAAAGGGCAAGCATTGGCTTGTagagtatgctctatgcaaggacATGTGACTAATCAATGCCCTCAATTAATTGAAAATGGTGGATGGGAGAGTGCCAACTCCGTAGGGTTCCAACAAGGGCAAAACCGTCCACAAACTTACAATGAAGGATGGAGAAATCATCCAAACTTCAGATGGAAGGATAATGACAACGTCGGGAACCCTAATCAGAACATCAACTCCTATAATCGTGCTCCACCAGGCTTCTATCAGAAGCCTCAGGATCCCCTAAACTCTACTCCTTTGAATTCCTCATCTTCTAATCCTAATTATGATAAAATGTTTGAGGCTTTAACATcttctactcaagctttgattcagaGTCAAAAAAATCAAGCCAAGGATATAGCTGACCTCAAAAGGCAGATGGTAATTTTGAGCAAGTTACATGAGCAAGGGAaacttccgagcaacacaattccaaatccAAAGGCTCAATATGAATCTGCCAAAGCTGTGACCTTAAGGAATGGGAGAGTGCTTGATGATGCCACCAAGGGCATCAGAAACGTCACTAAGGACATCAGAGACGTCACCAAGGACAAGGATAGTGTCCTAACGTCATCAAAGGCCCTTCAAAAGGACCCTGCAATGTTCAACTGTGAGGCTGGGACCTCCTGTACATGA
- the LOC112192771 gene encoding vacuolar protein sorting-associated protein 36, with the protein MAGNWLEAVELTSSGRPVLLPSEIECSLLSAVDLECEDLPNFPNLKSGILTLTTHRLLWVSDSSSQGASSAIPLASISHIFSAKKSLKSIFASPRIRFQLSVSPDGRVSNSGSGSRSVVVTMVVRGKGADLDVFLTKFWDNWRGRAWETGNADVTSGSESVSGSTSSGLYTKEGTVRMVGVSGILRKEQEMWETTDKSLQDAFQDLNALMSKAKEMVMLAEKMRQKLLSGSTSQPGAAEDEELGSKQEMQDWLLSVGIISPVTKESAGALYHQQLSRQLADFVRLPLERAGGMINLIDIYCLFNRARGTELISPEDLLQACFLWEKFDVPVMLRKFDSGVMVIQNKSHSDEEIFARIKTLATKPDALRTGISASDAAITLGVAPGMAKEHLLTAESKGFLCRDISPDGFRFYINLFPEIDPNNVYLVKDYGVYDTWLKVASASR; encoded by the exons ATGGCCGGAAATTGGCTGGAAGCTGTGGAGCTAACAAGCAGTGGACGCCCAGTCCTCCTCCCATCAGAGATTGAATGTTCGCTCCTCTCTGCTGTAGACCTCGAATGCGAAGACCTCCCTAACTTCCCTAACCTCAAATCAGGTATCCTCACTCTCACCACCCACCGCCTCTTGTGGGTCTCTGACTCCTCTTCACAAGGAGCCTCTTCAGCGATCCCACTTGCCTCCATCAGCCACATCTTCTCCGCCAAAAAGTCCCTCAAGTCCATCTTTGCCTCGCCCCGGATCCGGTTCCAGCTTTCGGTGTCACCCGACGGCCGAGTTTCAAATTCAGGTTCAGGTTCTAGGTCCGTCGTCGTTACAATGGTTGTGAGGGGGAAGGGTGCTGATTTGGACGTGTTTTTGACCAAATTTTGGGATAACTGGCGGGGAAGAGCCTGGGAGACTGGGAATGCAGATGTCACTTCGGGTTCTGAGTCGGTTTCTGGGTCAACTTCTTCTGGATTATACACCAAGGAAGGAACGGTGAGGATGGTTGGGGTGTCTGGAATACTCAGGAAGGAACAAGAGATGTGGGAGACTACTGATAAGAGCTTGCAGGATGCTTTCCAGGACTTGAATGCTCTCATG AGTAAAGCTAAAGAGATGGTGATGCTAGCAGAGAAAATGAGGCAGAAACTTTTATCCGGCTCGACTTCTCAGCCTGGTGCAGCAGAGGACGAGGAATTGGGTTCCAAACAAGAAATGCAAGACTGGTTGCTGAGTGTTGGTATTATATCGCCTGTCACCAAAGAGTCTGCTGGTGCTCTTTACCACCAACAATTGTCTCGTCAG TTGGCAGATTTTGTCAGGCTTCCACTTGAGAGAGCTGGAGGAATGATAAATCTTATAGATATTTACTGTCTCTTCAATCGTGCTCGAGGAACAG AATTGATCTCGCCAGAGGATCTGCTGCAAGCATGTTTTCTTTGGGAGAAGTTTGATGT CCCAGTAATGCTTCGGAAATTTGATAGTGGGGTGATGGTAATCCAGAATAAGTCCCACAGTGATGAAGAG ATTTTTGCTAGGATCAAGACCCTTGCAACAAAGCCCGATGCTCTTCGAACTGGTATAAGTGCcagtgatgctgcaatcacacTAGGTGTTGCGCCAGGCATGGCCAAGGAGCATCTTCTAACTGCTGAAAGCAAAG gttttctatgcagggatatTAGCCCAGATGGCTTTCGCTTTTATATTAACCTGTTTCCAGAAATTGATCCAAACAATGTTTACTT AGTGAAAGATTATGGAGTCTATGACACATGGTTAAAGGTGGCCTCTGCTTCTAGATGA